In Alkalihalobacterium alkalinitrilicum, a genomic segment contains:
- a CDS encoding polysaccharide biosynthesis protein, which translates to MTYRQRLSLFILIDSCIVLTAIFVSHFLVKADLNFFTLPIITSLIVILVSHHFFAIVLKLYKKAWEYASIGELLIIFKVVTFSILTAFLVQQFFLQETFLRVLAITWMLHILLIGSSRFVWRMYRDTYMNKEDNKKRTLIIGAGSAGTMVARQLLKSNDGELLPIAFIDDDMKKQQLDILGIPVVGGSSGIEETVNKLNIENIIIAIPSLSKKELNDIFQACVKTKAKAQIMPMLEDLVTGKVSVNQFRDVQVEDLLGREPVQLDIDKISGYITDRVVLVTGAGGSIGSEVCRQISNFNPKQLVLLGHGENSIYSIEMELKETFVHTNIDFITEIADLQDANKMLTVMNTYHPDVVYHAAAHKHVPLMERNPEEAVKNNLIGTRNVAMAASLHHVDTFVMISTDKAVNPTSVMGATKRLAEMIIQDMNNQSQTKFVAVRFGNVLGSRGSVIPLFKKQIEKGGPVTVTHPDMVRYFMTIPEASRLVIQAGALAKGGEIFVLDMGEPVKIVDLAKNLIKLSGNSLEEIEIEFSGMRPGEKLFEELLKEEEVQEEQVYPMIYIGKTSVLYMTEIEEIIKNYSKLDKDTLREALLNLANNKVSVKPLLTIPS; encoded by the coding sequence ATGACGTATCGGCAAAGGCTTTCCTTATTTATACTCATTGATTCATGTATTGTTTTAACGGCGATCTTTGTCAGCCATTTTCTCGTTAAAGCAGACTTGAATTTTTTTACACTACCGATCATTACTAGTCTAATCGTTATATTAGTGAGTCATCATTTCTTTGCGATTGTACTAAAGCTGTATAAAAAAGCCTGGGAGTATGCGAGCATTGGGGAACTATTAATCATTTTTAAAGTCGTTACCTTTTCAATTCTTACTGCATTTTTAGTTCAGCAATTTTTCCTGCAAGAAACATTCTTGCGCGTGTTAGCGATCACGTGGATGCTTCATATCTTACTCATTGGAAGTTCTCGCTTTGTTTGGCGAATGTATCGTGATACGTATATGAATAAAGAAGACAATAAAAAAAGAACGCTCATCATCGGTGCTGGTTCTGCGGGAACGATGGTTGCGAGACAACTTTTAAAAAGTAATGACGGGGAGTTACTACCTATTGCTTTTATTGATGATGATATGAAAAAACAACAATTAGATATTTTAGGAATACCTGTCGTTGGTGGTTCGAGTGGAATCGAGGAAACAGTAAATAAGTTAAACATTGAAAATATTATCATCGCCATCCCTTCATTAAGTAAAAAAGAGTTAAATGATATTTTTCAAGCTTGTGTGAAAACAAAGGCAAAGGCGCAAATCATGCCGATGTTAGAGGATCTTGTCACCGGAAAGGTTTCAGTTAATCAATTCCGCGATGTCCAAGTTGAGGACTTACTCGGCCGTGAGCCTGTCCAACTCGACATTGATAAAATTTCTGGATATATCACTGACAGGGTCGTTCTAGTAACAGGTGCGGGAGGCTCAATTGGTTCTGAAGTGTGTCGGCAAATCTCAAACTTTAATCCTAAGCAGTTAGTGTTATTAGGTCATGGCGAAAATAGCATTTACTCGATTGAGATGGAATTAAAGGAGACGTTTGTCCATACGAATATTGATTTTATTACTGAGATTGCCGACTTACAAGATGCCAATAAAATGCTAACCGTGATGAATACATATCATCCAGATGTCGTGTATCATGCAGCTGCTCATAAACATGTTCCGTTAATGGAAAGAAACCCTGAAGAAGCTGTCAAAAATAATTTAATCGGTACGAGGAATGTAGCAATGGCAGCTAGTTTACACCATGTCGATACCTTTGTGATGATCTCAACCGATAAAGCTGTCAATCCAACGAGTGTTATGGGTGCTACGAAACGATTAGCAGAAATGATTATTCAAGATATGAATAATCAAAGCCAAACGAAGTTCGTTGCTGTCCGTTTCGGTAACGTATTAGGAAGTCGAGGAAGCGTCATCCCATTATTTAAAAAGCAGATTGAAAAAGGCGGACCTGTCACGGTAACACACCCTGATATGGTTCGTTATTTTATGACGATCCCAGAAGCTTCTCGCCTAGTCATCCAAGCTGGAGCATTAGCGAAAGGCGGAGAAATTTTCGTGTTAGATATGGGCGAACCTGTCAAAATTGTAGACTTGGCGAAAAACTTGATCAAATTATCGGGCAACTCACTAGAGGAAATCGAAATTGAATTTAGTGGCATGCGTCCAGGCGAGAAGTTATTTGAAGAACTTTTAAAAGAAGAAGAAGTTCAAGAAGAGCAAGTATATCCAATGATTTATATCGGAAAAACATCAGTACTTTACATGACCGAAATTGAAGAGATTATTAAAAATTATTCAAAGTTAGATAAAGACACACTGAGGGAAGCTTTATTGAATTTAGCAAATAACAAAGTTTCCGTTAAACCACTATTGACAATCCCAAGTTAA
- a CDS encoding polysaccharide biosynthesis tyrosine autokinase, which yields MLILKRLKSVITNKNQKRNLITFSNPESIITEEFRTIRTNIQFSANEKPSKTILMTSPSLQEGKSTTVANLAVSIAQQKEKVLIIDADLRSPRIHSIFKLDNSLGLSSVLTNQNWFEEAVKETNIGKLEVLTSGPLPDNPAELLGSNAFSRLLETASQSYDVILIDSPPLLEVSDTKLLANQCKTVVLVLRHGKSKIEKAVEAKKVLKFAKAELIGAIINEKS from the coding sequence TTGTTGATCTTAAAAAGACTTAAAAGTGTTATAACTAATAAAAATCAAAAACGAAATTTAATCACATTTTCCAACCCAGAGTCGATTATTACAGAAGAATTTCGAACGATTCGAACCAATATCCAATTTTCAGCAAATGAAAAGCCGAGTAAGACTATCTTGATGACGTCTCCATCTTTACAAGAGGGAAAATCAACAACAGTTGCCAATCTAGCGGTTTCCATCGCACAACAAAAAGAAAAAGTTCTCATCATTGATGCTGATTTAAGAAGCCCAAGAATTCATTCGATTTTTAAACTCGATAATTCACTAGGTTTATCATCGGTATTAACGAATCAAAACTGGTTTGAAGAAGCGGTGAAAGAAACGAATATAGGGAAATTAGAGGTGTTAACGAGTGGACCGCTCCCCGATAATCCAGCAGAGTTATTAGGGTCGAACGCATTTTCTCGCTTACTAGAAACGGCTTCCCAATCCTACGATGTTATATTAATAGATTCACCACCTTTATTAGAAGTATCAGATACAAAGCTTTTAGCCAATCAATGTAAGACGGTCGTTCTAGTTTTAAGACATGGTAAAAGTAAGATCGAAAAAGCGGTTGAGGCCAAGAAAGTTTTAAAATTTGCCAAAGCCGAGCTGATCGGAGCGATTATAAACGAAAAATCATAA
- a CDS encoding YveK family protein has translation MAKEINLREIFLIIKKRFWIIVVITMIATIAGYFQNSSSITSLYQSSSRIIVGASSDYMNTLRVIMRDSIIMEKVVMELNLTRSPEALAGQITVESIDNSQVVRISVIDTDPNLAAEIANTTATVFKNEIGEIVDFNDVSYLSEAKVNPYPINSKSNRTIYIAFIMGLVIGTGFVFLLNSLDDTVSSDRDVEELIGLPILGSVSKMNKKNINKKKKKHRETEYRGEIVDLKKT, from the coding sequence ATGGCAAAAGAAATTAATTTAAGAGAAATATTTCTCATTATAAAAAAGCGTTTTTGGATAATTGTTGTCATTACGATGATTGCTACAATTGCTGGCTACTTTCAAAATTCTTCAAGTATCACATCTCTCTACCAATCATCTAGTCGCATAATCGTAGGTGCAAGTTCAGATTATATGAACACACTTAGAGTTATTATGAGAGATTCGATTATCATGGAAAAGGTCGTCATGGAACTGAACTTAACGAGATCACCAGAAGCATTAGCAGGGCAAATTACGGTTGAAAGTATCGATAATTCACAAGTCGTCAGAATTTCAGTCATAGATACAGATCCGAATTTAGCAGCAGAGATTGCCAATACTACTGCAACGGTTTTTAAAAATGAGATTGGAGAAATTGTTGATTTTAACGATGTCAGTTATTTGTCTGAAGCGAAAGTAAATCCATATCCAATCAATAGTAAAAGTAATAGAACAATATATATTGCGTTTATTATGGGACTTGTCATTGGAACAGGCTTTGTATTTTTACTAAATTCTCTGGATGATACAGTTAGCTCGGATCGAGACGTAGAAGAATTAATAGGACTTCCCATATTAGGCTCTGTTTCAAAAATGAATAAAAAGAATATTAATAAGAAAAAGAAGAAGCATCGTGAAACAGAATACCGAGGTGAGATTGTTGATCTTAAAAAGACTTAA
- a CDS encoding helix-turn-helix domain-containing protein, translated as MKHIGERIKDLRLSHGMTLKELGDAIEFNYSNLSKIERGNRKPAIEVLESLSNYFKIDIAYFFNGQSKTSTKENVVDIQLIHLTEEMKRKNISLEELRDMIQKLDHMKNQSKKVSHNEFCE; from the coding sequence TTGAAGCATATTGGAGAGAGAATTAAAGATTTGCGACTAAGCCATGGGATGACATTAAAAGAATTAGGGGATGCAATTGAATTTAATTATAGTAATTTATCAAAAATTGAACGCGGAAATCGGAAGCCTGCTATTGAAGTTTTAGAAAGTCTATCAAACTACTTTAAAATTGATATCGCTTATTTTTTTAATGGACAAAGTAAGACAAGTACTAAAGAAAACGTAGTAGATATCCAACTCATCCACCTAACCGAAGAAATGAAACGAAAAAATATTAGTTTAGAAGAACTAAGAGATATGATTCAAAAGTTGGATCATATGAAAAATCAAAGTAAGAAAGTAAGCCATAATGAATTTTGCGAATAA
- a CDS encoding anti-repressor SinI family protein, whose amino-acid sequence MKYIQPINQVRTLDEEWIQLIKCAKDIGLKPDDVKKFLGQFEKDKKIAQNKN is encoded by the coding sequence ATGAAGTATATTCAACCAATAAATCAAGTTAGAACACTCGATGAGGAATGGATCCAACTTATAAAATGTGCAAAAGACATCGGCCTCAAACCTGATGATGTAAAAAAATTTCTAGGTCAATTCGAAAAGGACAAAAAAATAGCACAAAACAAAAACTAG
- a CDS encoding anti-repressor SinI family protein: MNTKTHEVLDNEWTALMREAKDLGITIEEVKEYLKNSRKT; the protein is encoded by the coding sequence ATGAATACTAAGACCCATGAGGTTTTAGACAATGAATGGACAGCTCTTATGAGGGAAGCAAAAGATCTAGGAATAACGATTGAGGAAGTAAAGGAATATCTTAAAAACAGTAGAAAGACATGA
- a CDS encoding helix-turn-helix domain-containing protein gives MIGEKVKKLRLEKGLSLSELAESAGVAKSYLSSIERNIQSNPSIQFLEKISKVLGVSVETVLNENNEKQSVTEYDLDSAWIELVKEAMESGVSKEQFREYLEFNKWRKHNS, from the coding sequence ATGATCGGTGAAAAAGTCAAGAAATTACGCTTAGAAAAGGGCTTATCTTTATCTGAACTAGCAGAATCTGCTGGAGTTGCAAAGTCTTACTTAAGTTCAATTGAAAGAAACATCCAATCGAATCCTTCGATACAATTCCTTGAAAAGATCTCAAAAGTTTTAGGTGTAAGCGTCGAGACCGTATTAAACGAAAATAATGAAAAACAATCGGTAACCGAATACGACCTAGACTCTGCTTGGATCGAGTTAGTCAAAGAAGCTATGGAGTCAGGTGTGAGTAAAGAGCAATTCCGTGAATACTTGGAATTTAATAAATGGCGTAAACACAATAGTTAA
- a CDS encoding helix-turn-helix domain-containing protein, translated as MNGGNIRELRKKKGMSLDRLSELSGISKSYLSYIERGLQTNPSISVLEKLAQSLGVELVYLIKVLNTPEEK; from the coding sequence ATGAATGGGGGGAATATTAGAGAGTTACGAAAAAAGAAAGGAATGTCTTTAGATCGACTCTCAGAGCTGTCAGGTATTTCAAAGTCATATCTCAGTTACATTGAACGTGGACTACAAACTAATCCAAGCATTTCTGTGTTAGAAAAATTGGCACAGTCCCTTGGTGTTGAACTTGTTTATTTAATTAAGGTTTTGAATACCCCAGAAGAAAAATAA
- a CDS encoding aldehyde dehydrogenase family protein: MKVRVAQRKMFLAGKWVDRDQTITVTNPENNEAIATVPAATQDDMLDAIKSAKRGALISAKLPVYKRIEIIQRAATFIEEEREEFAVTIALEGSKTIREARKEVERCIQTLRISAEEARRLEGKTIPFDQSSGNENRLGYYSLFPIGIIGAITPFNDPLNLVAHKIGPAIASGNAIIVKPATVTPLSALKLANVFSKAGLPNGILSVITGRGGEVGDTLVTHPDVRMISFTGGLETGTEIAKKAGLKKLSMELGSNSPVIVLNDADLNQAVESTVSGAFWAAGQNCLGVQRIYIERDIFKEFKIQFIKRTTLYQTGGKLMESTDMGPLINEREAIRVENLVNEAIKQGAILECGGQREGAYYEPTVLTNVPADATIAKEEIFGPVVLLFEVKSLQDAIERSNDVNYGLQAGIFTNHLQSAFEAIQQLNVGGVMVNDSSDFRIDSMPFGGVKGSGLGREGVRHSIQEMTEPKVVCFNL, from the coding sequence ATGAAAGTTCGAGTGGCACAACGAAAAATGTTTCTCGCCGGAAAGTGGGTGGACCGAGACCAGACGATCACAGTAACGAACCCAGAAAATAATGAAGCTATTGCGACAGTTCCAGCTGCGACGCAAGACGATATGCTAGATGCAATTAAATCAGCCAAAAGAGGTGCTCTCATTTCGGCCAAACTCCCTGTTTATAAACGAATCGAGATTATTCAACGTGCAGCGACTTTTATAGAAGAAGAACGTGAAGAATTTGCAGTAACGATCGCTTTAGAAGGAAGTAAAACGATACGTGAAGCACGAAAAGAAGTCGAACGTTGCATTCAAACTTTGCGAATAAGTGCCGAAGAAGCCCGGCGATTAGAAGGGAAGACGATTCCCTTTGATCAAAGTAGTGGAAATGAAAATCGGTTAGGCTACTATTCTCTCTTTCCGATTGGGATCATCGGAGCCATTACCCCATTTAACGACCCGCTTAACTTAGTCGCTCATAAAATTGGCCCTGCCATTGCATCGGGCAATGCCATTATTGTAAAACCTGCAACTGTCACCCCATTAAGTGCATTAAAGCTAGCAAACGTGTTTTCAAAAGCGGGTCTTCCCAATGGCATTCTCTCGGTCATTACAGGGAGAGGAGGAGAAGTGGGTGATACACTCGTTACTCATCCTGACGTGAGAATGATTTCGTTTACTGGTGGATTAGAAACGGGAACAGAAATTGCCAAAAAGGCAGGGCTAAAAAAATTAAGCATGGAACTCGGTTCGAACTCGCCCGTGATCGTTCTCAACGATGCTGACTTAAATCAAGCCGTTGAGTCTACCGTATCAGGTGCATTTTGGGCCGCTGGTCAAAACTGTTTAGGTGTACAACGAATTTATATAGAACGAGATATATTTAAGGAATTTAAAATTCAATTTATTAAACGGACGACTTTGTATCAAACAGGTGGCAAGTTAATGGAAAGTACAGATATGGGTCCATTGATTAATGAAAGAGAAGCAATCCGCGTGGAAAACCTCGTCAATGAAGCGATAAAACAAGGCGCTATACTAGAATGTGGTGGTCAACGTGAAGGAGCTTATTATGAACCGACGGTATTAACAAATGTACCTGCTGATGCAACCATTGCAAAAGAAGAAATCTTCGGACCTGTCGTACTACTTTTTGAAGTAAAGAGTTTACAAGATGCCATCGAACGATCTAACGACGTCAATTATGGCTTACAAGCAGGAATTTTCACGAACCATTTACAATCCGCATTTGAAGCCATCCAACAGCTCAATGTTGGCGGGGTAATGGTAAACGACAGCAGCGACTTCCGTATTGACAGCATGCCATTCGGCGGAGTCAAAGGATCTGGATTAGGCCGAGAAGGTGTCAGACATTCGATTCAAGAAATGACCGAACCGAAAGTTGTTTGTTTTAATCTTTGA
- a CDS encoding homoserine dehydrogenase → MQKLALLGFGTVGQGLAEILLQKKDALKAETGWEGKVVAISDMIKGSIYDPEGIDIEKALAIVKKTGTLDDYPESEGLIRDLDSFETIEQTNADTIVEVTFTDVKTGQPAIDHCKTAFAAGKHVVMSNKGPVALAYKELSQLANQHGVRWGFEGTVMSGTPALRMPLTALAGNDINEISGILNGTTNYMLLRMEEGLSYEEALTEAQNKGFAEADPTSDVEGYDARYKIVILANTVMNTTLKVDDVACDGITQLTPYDIKKAKAQGKRWKLIARVRKEHGVVKASVQPEMMDETHPLAQVQGVINAVSFECDLAGTITLSGPGAGRTETGYSLLIDLLNIYRNHL, encoded by the coding sequence TTGCAAAAACTAGCTTTATTAGGATTTGGCACCGTCGGCCAAGGGCTGGCTGAAATCTTGCTCCAAAAAAAAGATGCCTTAAAAGCGGAAACAGGTTGGGAAGGCAAAGTCGTTGCGATTTCCGATATGATAAAAGGTTCGATTTATGATCCAGAAGGAATTGATATCGAAAAAGCCTTAGCGATTGTGAAAAAAACAGGAACGTTAGACGATTATCCTGAAAGTGAGGGGCTCATTCGTGACCTAGATAGCTTTGAAACGATTGAACAGACGAATGCAGATACGATTGTTGAAGTGACATTTACAGATGTAAAAACAGGTCAGCCTGCCATCGATCATTGCAAAACGGCTTTTGCGGCTGGAAAGCATGTTGTGATGAGTAATAAAGGACCAGTTGCACTCGCCTATAAGGAACTCTCACAATTAGCGAACCAACACGGAGTTCGGTGGGGATTTGAAGGGACAGTAATGAGTGGAACCCCTGCGCTGAGAATGCCACTGACTGCACTAGCTGGTAATGACATAAATGAAATTTCAGGCATTTTAAACGGAACGACCAACTATATGTTACTCAGAATGGAGGAAGGTCTTTCCTATGAAGAAGCGTTAACGGAAGCTCAAAACAAAGGGTTTGCCGAAGCTGATCCAACGAGTGATGTGGAGGGCTATGACGCTCGATATAAAATTGTTATTCTCGCCAATACGGTCATGAATACGACTTTAAAAGTGGATGATGTTGCTTGTGATGGAATTACGCAACTCACTCCCTATGATATTAAAAAAGCGAAAGCACAAGGAAAGCGGTGGAAGCTCATTGCTCGCGTACGAAAGGAACATGGTGTCGTCAAGGCATCGGTTCAACCTGAAATGATGGATGAAACACATCCGTTAGCTCAAGTTCAAGGTGTTATCAATGCCGTATCCTTTGAGTGTGATCTCGCAGGAACGATTACGCTTTCTGGTCCTGGAGCTGGGCGGACAGAAACAGGCTACTCGTTATTAATTGATTTGTTGAATATTTACAGAAATCACTTATAG
- a CDS encoding cystathionine gamma-synthase family protein — protein MENKMRKAQMGTKAVWAGEKDYLVHGATQVPVIPSVAYNYDDMDEWYEVAVGRKKGHIYGRNTNPTVQAFEDKLKLLENAAAATSFSTGMAAISNTLYTFLRPGDRVVTIKDTYGGTNKIFTEFLPQMDISISFCETGNHEQIETEVAKGCKILYLETPTNPTVKITDIKRMAKAGHEAGAIVIVDNTFATPLNQQPLELGADIVLHSATKFLGGHADALGGVACSNNEEYIEKIYHYREINGATMDPWAAYLILRGMKTLELRVRRQEENALKLANYLKSEEIVESVFYPGLEEHPNHDIAKQQMVGFGGMLSFAVKGGIDTVKKLLPNLTFANRAANLGAVETTVGPARTTSHVECTPEERKAMGIPEGLIRVSCGIENAEDIINDFKEAFTYAKEAVR, from the coding sequence ATGGAGAACAAAATGAGGAAAGCACAAATGGGGACAAAAGCAGTTTGGGCTGGTGAGAAAGACTATCTCGTTCACGGGGCAACACAAGTACCTGTGATACCGAGTGTCGCTTACAACTATGATGATATGGATGAATGGTATGAAGTGGCCGTTGGACGTAAAAAAGGACATATTTACGGTAGAAATACAAACCCAACGGTGCAAGCTTTTGAAGATAAATTAAAACTTCTAGAAAATGCAGCGGCAGCGACTAGTTTTTCTACTGGAATGGCGGCGATTAGTAATACGCTCTATACTTTTTTAAGACCTGGCGATCGAGTCGTTACGATAAAAGACACGTACGGGGGAACGAACAAAATCTTTACGGAATTTTTACCGCAAATGGATATAAGCATTTCGTTTTGTGAAACAGGCAATCACGAGCAAATAGAAACAGAAGTTGCTAAAGGATGCAAAATTTTATATTTAGAAACACCCACTAACCCAACCGTAAAAATTACCGACATCAAACGAATGGCAAAAGCAGGACACGAAGCGGGAGCAATTGTCATTGTCGATAATACGTTTGCGACACCTTTAAACCAACAGCCGTTAGAACTCGGTGCCGATATTGTCCTTCATAGCGCGACTAAATTTCTTGGTGGGCATGCGGATGCATTAGGGGGAGTGGCTTGCAGTAACAATGAAGAATATATCGAAAAAATTTATCATTATCGTGAAATCAATGGAGCAACGATGGACCCGTGGGCCGCATATCTCATCCTACGTGGAATGAAGACGCTCGAACTTCGCGTTCGCCGTCAAGAAGAAAACGCATTAAAACTAGCAAACTATTTAAAATCAGAAGAAATAGTAGAGTCCGTTTTCTATCCAGGGCTTGAAGAACATCCGAATCATGACATTGCAAAACAACAAATGGTTGGTTTTGGCGGGATGTTGAGCTTTGCTGTAAAAGGTGGCATAGATACTGTGAAAAAACTTTTACCAAACCTCACATTCGCGAATCGTGCAGCCAACTTAGGCGCAGTAGAAACAACGGTCGGTCCTGCAAGAACGACAAGTCATGTGGAATGTACGCCAGAAGAACGAAAAGCGATGGGCATTCCAGAAGGATTAATTCGGGTTTCCTGCGGAATTGAAAATGCGGAAGATATCATCAACGATTTTAAAGAAGCCTTTACGTACGCGAAAGAGGCAGTTCGATAG
- a CDS encoding M24 family metallopeptidase, producing the protein MLHFTHGEYHERLRRTKEKMIDEGVEVLVVTDPANMNYLSGYNGWSFYVHQALVVIIDEPQPLWIGREMDANAAKVTSWLFHEHIIPYPDFYVNSDTIHPYDFIGNILNQIGQSRRVIGLEMDNYYFSAKCFERLHKALPHAVFKDSTNLVNWVRIIKSDTEINYMKRAGQIAIRAMEVGIDAIDVGIRECDVAAKIFEAQIKGTPEFGGDYPAIVPLMPAGERTSTPHITWSDETYKPNTTVLIELAGCYQRYHAPLARTVTIGEPDEKVKDLSEVVIEGMEAALNVVKPGITCEEVERAWRKSIHKRGYQKESRIGYSVGLNYPPDWGEHTASLRPGDQTILKPNMTFHMILGIWMDDYGVELSESFRVTDKGYELLASFPRKLFVKDAEKKQWPGGMGA; encoded by the coding sequence ATGCTCCATTTTACACATGGGGAATATCATGAACGCTTGCGGCGTACAAAAGAGAAGATGATCGATGAAGGGGTTGAAGTGCTAGTAGTGACGGACCCAGCCAATATGAATTATTTATCGGGCTATAATGGCTGGTCATTTTATGTTCACCAAGCACTTGTCGTCATCATTGATGAGCCGCAGCCACTTTGGATAGGAAGAGAAATGGATGCGAACGCGGCGAAAGTAACGAGTTGGCTTTTTCATGAGCATATTATTCCATATCCAGATTTTTACGTGAATTCGGATACGATTCATCCATATGATTTTATCGGGAACATTTTAAACCAAATTGGTCAAAGTAGGCGAGTTATCGGTCTTGAGATGGATAATTATTATTTTTCAGCCAAATGTTTCGAAAGATTACACAAAGCTTTGCCTCACGCGGTATTTAAAGATAGTACGAATTTAGTCAATTGGGTACGCATTATTAAGTCGGATACGGAAATTAACTATATGAAACGAGCAGGTCAAATTGCTATCCGCGCCATGGAAGTTGGTATTGATGCCATTGACGTAGGAATTCGTGAATGTGATGTTGCGGCGAAAATATTTGAAGCGCAAATTAAAGGAACACCTGAGTTTGGAGGCGACTATCCAGCGATTGTTCCACTGATGCCGGCAGGGGAACGAACGTCGACCCCGCATATTACGTGGAGTGATGAAACGTACAAACCAAATACGACCGTACTCATTGAGTTAGCAGGATGTTATCAAAGGTACCACGCACCATTGGCACGAACGGTAACGATTGGCGAACCTGATGAAAAAGTAAAAGACTTATCGGAAGTCGTCATTGAAGGCATGGAAGCAGCACTGAATGTGGTTAAACCAGGCATTACCTGTGAAGAAGTTGAACGCGCTTGGAGAAAATCAATTCACAAAAGAGGCTATCAAAAAGAATCAAGGATCGGTTATTCTGTCGGTCTAAACTATCCTCCAGACTGGGGAGAGCATACAGCAAGCTTACGTCCAGGAGATCAAACAATTTTAAAGCCGAATATGACATTTCATATGATTCTAGGCATTTGGATGGACGATTACGGAGTAGAGTTAAGCGAATCGTTTCGTGTGACGGATAAGGGCTATGAATTATTGGCGAGCTTCCCTAGAAAGTTGTTTGTGAAAGATGCAGAAAAGAAACAATGGCCAGGAGGTATGGGAGCGTAA